From a region of the Candidatus Pantoea bituminis genome:
- the cysT gene encoding sulfate/thiosulfate ABC transporter permease CysT: protein MFAASQKRVLPGFGLSLGTSLLFTCLILLLPISAVIMQLSHMTLQQYWDVITNPQLIAAYKVTLIAAGVASLFNAVFGMLMAWILTRYRFPGRTILDGLMDLPFALPTAVAGLTLAGLFSVNGWYGQWFAQFDIKISYTWIGIAIAMAFTSIPFVVRTVQPVLEELGPEYEEAAETLGATPWQSFRRVVLPEVAPALLAGTALSFTRSLGEFGAVIFIAGNIAWKTEVTSLMIFVRLQEFDYPAASAIASVILAASLLLLFGINTLQSRFGRRLGGQ from the coding sequence ATGTTTGCAGCTAGCCAAAAACGGGTTCTGCCCGGCTTCGGACTCAGCCTCGGCACCAGCCTGCTGTTCACCTGTTTAATTCTACTGCTGCCGATCAGTGCAGTGATCATGCAACTATCGCACATGACGCTGCAGCAATATTGGGATGTGATTACTAATCCGCAGCTGATCGCGGCGTATAAAGTCACGTTAATTGCAGCCGGTGTGGCATCACTGTTTAACGCCGTGTTTGGCATGTTGATGGCGTGGATTTTAACGCGCTACCGTTTTCCAGGACGCACCATTCTTGATGGCTTGATGGATTTACCCTTTGCGCTGCCAACAGCGGTGGCGGGTTTAACCCTGGCTGGTCTCTTCTCGGTCAACGGCTGGTACGGTCAATGGTTTGCTCAGTTTGATATCAAAATTTCTTACACCTGGATTGGTATTGCCATCGCCATGGCGTTTACCAGCATCCCGTTCGTCGTTCGTACAGTACAACCGGTGCTGGAAGAGTTAGGCCCGGAATATGAAGAAGCGGCAGAAACTTTAGGCGCAACACCGTGGCAGAGCTTTCGCCGCGTCGTGCTACCCGAAGTGGCGCCCGCATTGCTGGCCGGCACCGCGCTGTCGTTTACCCGTAGCCTCGGCGAGTTTGGCGCCGTGATTTTCATCGCCGGTAACATCGCGTGGAAAACCGAAGTGACCTCGCTGATGATTTTTGTGCGTTTACAGGAGTTTGATTATCCTGCGGCCAGCGCTATCGCCTCGGTGATTCTTGCTGCGTCGCTGCTGCTGCTGTTTGGTATTAATACCTTGCAGAGCCGCTTTGGTCGCCGTCTGGGAGGTCAGTAA